TATCTGTTTTGAGAGTGCTGTGCAAAAAGTGGGATAGAATGGTTGCACTATCTGCATCAATCTCAATCACTTTGCAGGAACAGTGAGACTTTCTAAGCTAAAACTACTAACTTTATGAAAACCAAGTCAGATTTATACTTGTAGTTTATTAGAGGGGAAAAAGTGTTTAGAAGGCCCTTTTAGAAGGCTATAGTTCCTTTTTAGAAGGCTCAATCTTCTTTCTCAGGATTGAATGCTTAAGATGCTTTTCTATTTACATGGATGGTTGACATTCAACATGCAAAATTCAGAGTTACAAAATGTTTCTGAATTTTTGAACAGATGTGATTCTTGTTCTTTCAAGCCTTTAGATGCCTATGAACTTTACTTATTCTTTGACTGGCATTGCAGAGCTTTACATGAGAAGGATGAGAAATCGAAAGGCCTAAGCCGGATGAACTTctttctcatattcttcattgccagCTTTGGCTACTACATTTTTCCTGGCTACCTCTTGCCAATATTGACCTTCTTCTCATGGATGTGTTGGGTATGGCCTCATAGTATCACTGCACAGCAGATTGGATCAGCATACCATGGACTTGGGGTTGGTGCATTTACACTCGATTGGGCAGGGATCTCAGCATACCATGGGAGTCCTCTAGTGACTCCATGGTTTTCTATCCTCAATGTGGCTGTTGGATTCATTATGTTTATCTACATAATAGTCCCTTTATGCTACTGGAAATTTAACACATTCAATGCGCAGAAGTTTCCAATATTCTCCAATCAGCTCTTCACTACAACAGGCCAGAAATATGACACTACCAAGATATTGACACCGAATTTTGATCTGAATGTCGCTGCATATGAGAGTTACGGAAAGCTCTATCTTAGTCCTCTTTTTGCACTCTCGATAGGATCAGGATTTGCAAGATTCACAGCAACCATTACCCATGTTATTCTCTTCCATGGAAGGTGCTCAATAGCTAAAATTTATTCGTGATAAATCCTAATGATCAATACATCTTTCATTGGCTCCAAAGTGAATTGCTAACCTACTGTATAGGAACCCTTCTTAAAGCACGAACTCTTTCTCTCTGTGCAGTGACATCTGGAGGCAAAGCAAGTCAGCAATGAACTCAGCAAACTTGGACATCCATGCTAAACTGATGAGGAAATACAAGCAAGTACCTCAGTGGTGGTTCCTCATTCTACTACTAGGAAGCGTTGTATTAGCGCTAATGACGTCCTTCATTTGGAAACGAGATGTGCAGCTTCCATGGTGGGGCATGCTATTTGCTTTTAGTTTGGCTTGGATTCTTACACTTCCCATTGGAGTAATTCAAGCAACTACAAATCAGGTAAAGAAAACTTCGCATGACATTAAGAATTGTGTGATGTTCATTTCTTTAAATAACTGATCAAGGCATTGACAATCACCGTCCTCATAATTGCATACAGCAACCTGGATATGATGTCATAGCCCAGTATATGATTGGGTATGCCCATCCTGGAAAACCGATTTCTAATCTTCTGTTCAAGGTCTATGGGAGAATCAGCACTATCCATGCCCTTGCATTTCTTTCTGATCTGAAGCTTGGCCATTATATGAAGATTCCACCTCGGTGCATGTACACTGCTCAGGTGACTTAAATTCTCCATTCTTATTGTTGGTTCTTTCACTGAACGAACAAGGTTGAATGATTATGTTTGTTACATCTGAGGCTCAATCTTTTCCTCTCAGCTTGTCGGAACTCTTGTTTCTGGAGTCTTGAACCTTTCTGTGGCTTGGTGGATGCTCGAAAAAATTACGAATATCTGTGATGTTGAATCTCTACATCCTGACAGCCCATGGACTTGCCCCAAGTATAGAGTTACCTTTGATGCTTCGGTCATATGGGGTCTCATAGGCCCTGGTCGCCTCTTTGGGCATGGAGGCCTATACCGGAATTTGGTGTGGTTGTTCCTCATCGGAGCTTTCTTGCCGGTTCCAATATGGATATTAAGCAAAATGTACCCAGAGAAGAAGTGGATCCGGCTCATCAACATTCCTGTCATAACTGCTGGTTTTGCTGGTATGCCGCCTGCAGCGCCAACCAACAAAGCTAGCTGGCTCCTGACCGGAGCCGTCTTCAACTACTTTGTTTTCCGATATCGAAAGGGCTGGTGGCAGAGGTACAACTATGTGTTATCTGCAGCTCTGGATGCCGGCACGGCATTCATGGGGGTGCTATTGTTCTTTGCCCTCCAGAATGAGGGTCGCAACCTGCACTGGTGGGGCACAGAGCTTGATCACTGCCCACTGGCAACATGTCCAACTGCACCAGGAATATCAGTCAAAGGATGCCCAGTcttctaaaaataaatttaagctcAAAGAAGTCTTTGGTAGACGATAACTCCTCTGAGATCATAGAGTGAGCAAATTCGGACATAGAGATGATGGTAAAAAAGATAAAAGAGGATTATCAGAATTGATCGGATtaaatcattaaattaaattagttttaggattattctaataattctgatataattattagaataattcttagaataatttttagaattattttgttatttattaattggttaattgatcgagtacttgtttaaaccttatatattgtattgtcttaAGGACAAGTATAAAcaaacaataagattaattattacttttctattttatattctttctattcttcttttaacaTGGTAGCAGAGCCATGATCCTtcgttccttctctttctcttaattcTCCTTCACAAATCCTCTTCCCTTTCTTTTTCTGCCGCCGCCCAAGACAAAAGAGGAGTTTCTTTTTTTTGAAATCGTAAAATAAGACGACAAAAAGGCTTCTCCTTTTGTGCTACCGCCGCTGTCCACTGAACGTCGACCAAACCTCGACGTTGACAACAAGTGGTTGCTCCAGCCAAGACTTCTATTTCTTCCAAGGGGAGTTTCTCCAGACGAAAGGCCCCCTTTCCGGCGATCCAGTCTCTCTACAagataagttattttattttagatgtcaaatactcaacacTATCAAGGAGGCCAAAAATAAAATTCAgtccgatgtcaaatttgtcgataaaggaacaaatgctattgtgtttcatgggagaataaaaaatgacctctactatcttcaaagttcttccatcaaagcttttgttggtgaacgcacaaataaaccagcttggcatgctcgacttggtcatccttctcttcatattgtccagtcaatcatcaataggtatggtttacctacttccattaTCTCCTTTCCATTTCATTCATGTAGGGcatgcatggaatctaaaagtcataagctacctttctattcatccgattatgtttctaatttcccacttgaattaattcattctgatgtttggggccctgcacctgttttatctaaccaagatttccaatattatgttacctttattgatcattttagtaaatatacttggctctatcctatgaaaagaaaatctgatttattggatatattctgtaaatttcaaaatcaagttgaacgatattttaatcgtaaaatactttcttttcattctgattggagaggtgaatatcaagctctctatcgtcatcttgtctcttgtggaattgttcatcgagtctcttgtcctcacactccagaacaaaatggctctgctgagagaaaacatagatacatagtcgaaactgccttagctcttcttcattaTGCATCAGTTCCacataaattttgggatgaagttgTTACCACTgctgtatatctcataaatcgactccctattccattgctcaatcataaatgtccttttgaaacactttataatcaaactcttaattacactttccttcgaatttttggttgcgcatgttatccatggttacgcccctactctaaacacaaacttgactgtCGTTCACTATAATATGTTTTCCTTGGTTAcaacaatttgcaccatggttatcgttgtttacatataccaacaggtcgaatttatatttcacgacatgttacttttgatgagactctattccctttttcagtatcttcttcaatctctcctccagatacaggTGGCACCTTCTTAATACCACCTAATATTGTCATAAATGATGGCATCCTAGGTTCTGCTCcgctctctaataactcccctataccatcagaatcacctcaggatgctgctccaatcttggaagactcgccggtcgaagataatatgctctttAGTTCTGaatcctcggataatgcaagtccgtcatctacatcaccatgtcagcctacttcctcatcaccatcaacaagtgattcagatgataatgctcctcgtcgcatgcttcccattagtgatatttatgaacattgcccaccaaatgcgactcgatatcctcttccacgggctctagtggtttttttaaaaatctattgaaccaacttgttttacgcaagcaaacaaggatccaaattggcttagtgcaatggctacagaatttgatgcacttcttcgcaatgaAACATAGAGTCTAGTTCCACGCACTTcttcaatgaatgttgtgggctctaaatgggtattctgTCTTAAGTATCAAGCTGATGGCTCTCTtgaacgatacaaagctcgacttgtagccaaaggttttagtcagcaaccaggtattgacttcaatgacacttttagtacagtcatcaagattacatctatcagactattattatcgataGCTGTTAGTTCCAATTGGCCTGTACGCCAATTAGACATCTCAAATacgtttctccatggtcatcttgaggaaactgtatttatggagcaaccatctgggttcattcatccacaattttcatctcatgtttgccaacttaaaaaatctttatatggtcttcgacaagctcctcgtgcatggtttcatcgactatccaattggttacaatctcaaggattttctggatcaaagaccgactcgtctctatttcacaaatatactgatggatctatgatattttttcttatttatgtggatgacatcctgataaccggtaatgatcataagagcatcataactttattaagtcttctcaatcaagaatttcctattcgagatttgggcattgctcgtttttttcttggtattgagcttattccacatgaggatgactatcttctctctcagagcaaatacattactggacttcttcaaagagccaaaatggatggggcacgtccggtctctacaccaattgctataaacaactctccatcttcatcctctcctgttctgtctgatccacagatttatcgaagcattgttggagccttacaatatgtcactatcacacgccctaatattacttttgcagtaaatcgtgcttgtcaattcatgcatgctccaactgaacaaaattaggataatgtaaaaagaatacttcgctatctcaaaagtactattctacatggtcttcttttatatcgtcaatcgtctcgagatttacatgcctatagtgatgcggattgggaaagttctcctgaagatagacgctctactagtggatatgcaatatttcttggacgaaatcttatctcatggaattcgaagaagcaacctacggtatctctttcaagtactgaggcagaatataaagctatagcaaatataACGTCTGAAAtgatttggcttcaatcacttctctctgaacttcatcttgcatcaaatattgcaccaaaaatttggtgtgacaatattggagcaacatatctcataGCAAAtacaatctttcatgctcgtacaaaacatgtggagattgattttcattttgttcgtgaacgtgtggcaactcaacaattatccgtctcttatatctcTGCTGAGGATCAAATtactgatatctttactaagccattatccagacaacgtttcaacaagttagcaagcaaactcaatgtcaaagatctcccgttaagtttgtcggggggtaaaagagataaaagagaattaccagaattgaccggatcaaatcatcaaatcaaatcaaattagttttaggattattctaataattctgttataattattagaataattcttagaataatttttagaattattctgttatttattaattggttaattgaccgagtacttgtttaaaccctatatattgtattgtcttaAGGACAAGTATCAAcaaacaataagattaattattactctcctattatatcttctttctattcttcttttaagTGTTCAGATAAATGATTCCTTGGTGTTTTTCTCACTTTAAATGTGTAGGATGATGAACGATTATTGATGGACCTTGTAaaaacctaagccgcatgaattctaaAACATAAAGAACTCACATAtaaaaaatacaagaagaagaagatctagtttcatcaattaaacatgacataaaaagtAAACAAATATCATAAGAAACCTGAATGAAGAGTTATCCTTGTCTTCAGCGTCGTCCAGAAATAATTCCCATGGAAGATGCATcagaaagaaaaggaaggtcTTCCAAGAGGCTTAGGGATGATGGTGCCGAAAAGTCTCTTGTCAATGAGGAACAAGAAACTAGGACAAGAGATATCCTAAGCCCTTAAGGACCAACCCTATTTATAATGAGCTCTATTATCAGCCCATCGATAATAATAGATGTGggactataagtccatatatatactgaacatctattatcagcatatATATGATAATAGATGCGAGACTAAAGGTTCTACACATAAAAAGTATACATCCAATAACTGAATCCAATAAGCCTAAGTTAGATTACTTTAAAAGATTCAGATCGTATTCATAtatgcaacttacaaataagcatacctaatagggataattatatccaacaatcttccacttgggttatatgtgagttgtatgtgGAATACaggtaaaactttagttgatatcaaacgtTATGGGTACAAGATACCCCTGCAAACAATCTGGTCCATTAACTACATTAttataggactaaagaggtcacaactactgtatatgatcgtaacaagtcccaacagtaatcacaataccaatgt
This region of Zingiber officinale cultivar Zhangliang chromosome 9A, Zo_v1.1, whole genome shotgun sequence genomic DNA includes:
- the LOC122020381 gene encoding oligopeptide transporter 3-like, with the protein product MAGKGEGSPPEGNEEAERRPVEEVALVVPETDDPTMPVMTFRAWFLGLTSCSLLIFLNTFFTYRTQPLTISAILVQIAVLPIGQFMASVLPNREVRLFPGGWGFNLNPGPFNIKEHVIITVFANCGVSIGVGDPYSIGAITVMKAYYKQSLSFLCALVIVLTTQLLGFGWAGMMRKYLVDPADMWWPANLAQVSLYRALHEKDEKSKGLSRMNFFLIFFIASFGYYIFPGYLLPILTFFSWMCWVWPHSITAQQIGSAYHGLGVGAFTLDWAGISAYHGSPLVTPWFSILNVAVGFIMFIYIIVPLCYWKFNTFNAQKFPIFSNQLFTTTGQKYDTTKILTPNFDLNVAAYESYGKLYLSPLFALSIGSGFARFTATITHVILFHGSDIWRQSKSAMNSANLDIHAKLMRKYKQVPQWWFLILLLGSVVLALMTSFIWKRDVQLPWWGMLFAFSLAWILTLPIGVIQATTNQQPGYDVIAQYMIGYAHPGKPISNLLFKVYGRISTIHALAFLSDLKLGHYMKIPPRCMYTAQLVGTLVSGVLNLSVAWWMLEKITNICDVESLHPDSPWTCPKYRVTFDASVIWGLIGPGRLFGHGGLYRNLVWLFLIGAFLPVPIWILSKMYPEKKWIRLINIPVITAGFAGMPPAAPTNKASWLLTGAVFNYFVFRYRKGWWQRYNYVLSAALDAGTAFMGVLLFFALQNEGRNLHWWGTELDHCPLATCPTAPGISVKGCPVF